A window of Calonectris borealis chromosome 3, bCalBor7.hap1.2, whole genome shotgun sequence contains these coding sequences:
- the CCDC28A gene encoding coiled-coil domain-containing protein 28A isoform X3 — protein sequence MEERKIKRRSPKSSTSHPAQVTNSKKNSVPVSKSTAFSNPAPQPAVQKPKLKRVIKEKAKPPGGEAKGAQAAPIQHSFLTDVSDVQEMERGLLSLLNDFHSGKLQAFGNECSIEQMEHVRSMQEKLARLNLELYGELEELPEDKRKLASDSNLDRLLSDAAACFGEWSSLAVNCLRM from the exons atggaagaaaggaaaatcaagagGAGGAGCCCCAAATCATCTACCAGTCACCCTGCTCAGGTTACTAACTCCAAGAAAAACTCGGTGCCAGTCAGTAAAAGTACAGCCTTTTCAAATCCTGCACCACAGCCTGCAGTACAGAAACCAAAGTTAAAACG tgtaataAAAGAGAAAGCCAAACCTCCAGGAGGCGAAGCAAAAGGGGCACAGGCAGCACCAATCCAGCATTCTTTTCTCACAGATGTATCAGATGTCCAGGAAATGGAAAGGGGACTTCTGAGTCTCCTGAATGACTTCCACTCTGGCAAACTTCAAGCATTTG GAAATGAATGTTCCATAGAGCAGATGGAGCATGTGCGGAGTATGCAGGAGAAGCTTGCTCGCCTCAATCTGGAGCTCTACGGGGAGCTGGAAGAACTCCctgaagataaaagaaaactAGCCAGTGACTCCAATCTGGATAGGCTGCTATCAGAT gCTGCTGCGTGTTTTGGTGAGTGGAGCAGTCTAGCTGTAAACTGTCTGAGGATGTAG
- the CCDC28A gene encoding coiled-coil domain-containing protein 28A isoform X2 has translation MEERKIKRRSPKSSTSHPAQVTNSKKNSVPVSKSTAFSNPAPQPAVQKPKLKRVIKEKAKPPGGEAKGAQAAPIQHSFLTDVSDVQEMERGLLSLLNDFHSGKLQAFGNECSIEQMEHVRSMQEKLARLNLELYGELEELPEDKRKLASDSNLDRLLSDLEELNSSIQKLHLADAQDIPNSATA, from the exons atggaagaaaggaaaatcaagagGAGGAGCCCCAAATCATCTACCAGTCACCCTGCTCAGGTTACTAACTCCAAGAAAAACTCGGTGCCAGTCAGTAAAAGTACAGCCTTTTCAAATCCTGCACCACAGCCTGCAGTACAGAAACCAAAGTTAAAACG tgtaataAAAGAGAAAGCCAAACCTCCAGGAGGCGAAGCAAAAGGGGCACAGGCAGCACCAATCCAGCATTCTTTTCTCACAGATGTATCAGATGTCCAGGAAATGGAAAGGGGACTTCTGAGTCTCCTGAATGACTTCCACTCTGGCAAACTTCAAGCATTTG GAAATGAATGTTCCATAGAGCAGATGGAGCATGTGCGGAGTATGCAGGAGAAGCTTGCTCGCCTCAATCTGGAGCTCTACGGGGAGCTGGAAGAACTCCctgaagataaaagaaaactAGCCAGTGACTCCAATCTGGATAGGCTGCTATCAGAT CTAGAAGAACTGAATTCATCTAT CCAGAAACTACATTTAGCAGATGCTCAAGATATTCCAAATAGTGCCACAGCCTGA
- the CCDC28A gene encoding coiled-coil domain-containing protein 28A isoform X4, translating to MEERKIKRRSPKSSTSHPAQVTNSKKNSVPVSKSTAFSNPAPQPAVQKPKLKRVIKEKAKPPGGEAKGAQAAPIQHSFLTDVSDVQEMERGLLSLLNDFHSGKLQAFGNECSIEQMEHVRSMQEKLARLNLELYGELEELPEDKRKLASDSNLDRLLSDLEELNSSIYGV from the exons atggaagaaaggaaaatcaagagGAGGAGCCCCAAATCATCTACCAGTCACCCTGCTCAGGTTACTAACTCCAAGAAAAACTCGGTGCCAGTCAGTAAAAGTACAGCCTTTTCAAATCCTGCACCACAGCCTGCAGTACAGAAACCAAAGTTAAAACG tgtaataAAAGAGAAAGCCAAACCTCCAGGAGGCGAAGCAAAAGGGGCACAGGCAGCACCAATCCAGCATTCTTTTCTCACAGATGTATCAGATGTCCAGGAAATGGAAAGGGGACTTCTGAGTCTCCTGAATGACTTCCACTCTGGCAAACTTCAAGCATTTG GAAATGAATGTTCCATAGAGCAGATGGAGCATGTGCGGAGTATGCAGGAGAAGCTTGCTCGCCTCAATCTGGAGCTCTACGGGGAGCTGGAAGAACTCCctgaagataaaagaaaactAGCCAGTGACTCCAATCTGGATAGGCTGCTATCAGAT CTAGAAGAACTGAATTCATCTAT ATACGGTGTTTGA
- the CCDC28A gene encoding coiled-coil domain-containing protein 28A isoform X1: protein MEERKIKRRSPKSSTSHPAQVTNSKKNSVPVSKSTAFSNPAPQPAVQKPKLKRVIKEKAKPPGGEAKGAQAAPIQHSFLTDVSDVQEMERGLLSLLNDFHSGKLQAFGNECSIEQMEHVRSMQEKLARLNLELYGELEELPEDKRKLASDSNLDRLLSDVSTGKAGSMDFARKTQLRKTTLLGGQ, encoded by the exons atggaagaaaggaaaatcaagagGAGGAGCCCCAAATCATCTACCAGTCACCCTGCTCAGGTTACTAACTCCAAGAAAAACTCGGTGCCAGTCAGTAAAAGTACAGCCTTTTCAAATCCTGCACCACAGCCTGCAGTACAGAAACCAAAGTTAAAACG tgtaataAAAGAGAAAGCCAAACCTCCAGGAGGCGAAGCAAAAGGGGCACAGGCAGCACCAATCCAGCATTCTTTTCTCACAGATGTATCAGATGTCCAGGAAATGGAAAGGGGACTTCTGAGTCTCCTGAATGACTTCCACTCTGGCAAACTTCAAGCATTTG GAAATGAATGTTCCATAGAGCAGATGGAGCATGTGCGGAGTATGCAGGAGAAGCTTGCTCGCCTCAATCTGGAGCTCTACGGGGAGCTGGAAGAACTCCctgaagataaaagaaaactAGCCAGTGACTCCAATCTGGATAGGCTGCTATCAGATGTAAGTACTGGGAAGGCAGGAAGCATGGACTTTGCCCGCAAAACTCAGCTCAGGAAAACAACACTACTGGGTGGGCAGTGA